GAGCTGTGCGTCAAAGGGCGGCCGGCACTGGTTTCAAGTTGATCCCTGACTTCTCGCACCGTGAGCGGCGAAGTGGACCAGAGGATCTTGAGAATTTCCAACTCCAGATCGGTCGGATGTTCGGAGACGGGACGTGCCATCCATCTGCTCCCTGCAGACAGGTCGGGTAGACCTGACGTATGATTCAGGAAATAAATTTAATTCGTTAAAAGATGGTAACGGCGGCAGAGTAGTTCGTCAAGAAGTGTTTTTAATTTATTAAAATTTGTGTGCTGGCTGGAGCACAGGGAATAACAGACTCATGCAGAGGATGTGTCCGAGTTGCAGTTATCTGGTCGTAAACCTGACCGCGGCAATCATTCAATTGATAGAGTCAGCTGAATGATTGTCGGCGTTCCCTTCCAGATAATCTTGTATGTAGAGCTCCTGGACGATGACTTTGACTGCTGCCAGGAAGGGAGAGGCGATGATGGCTCCCAGAAAACCGAACAGGACACCCATGATGGCCTGGAACGAGATCAACAGTGCCGGGGGGAGCGAGACCTGCTGCTTTTGAATCAAAGGGGTAATCACGTAACTCTCCAGTAGCTGCAGGCCGATATAGGCGGGGATCACGAGTGCAGCTGTGGTGGTGCCTTGGGGGAGAGCCACGAGGATTGCCAGGATAAAGGAGATCGCGGCACCGATATTGGGGATGAATGTCAGCAGTCCCGTGAGGAACCCCAGCGTACCCGCCATGGGAACGCCGATCAGCAGCAGGACCAGCCAGGCACCCAGGCCGGTCACCAGCATCGAACCGAAGCGGCCGATCAGCCAGTGCCAGAGCGTGTCTCCCAGCTGATTCATGAGTTGCCGGATCCGCTCGCGGCGTTCTGGAGCAAACAGAATGACTACGCCATCTCGATAGGTCGCAGGTGTGGTCGCCAGAAAGAGGCCCACAAACAGAATCAACACCGAATTCACTACGAGTCCAAATGTCGTACGGAACATCTGACCGACAAAGGAAGCGGCCTGTTTCGCAGGCTGCGCCAGTGAATTCAGATCAGGCTGCTGTGATTGATCGGATTTCTTATCCGGGGACTCCGCTGTCTGCTCAGAGGATTTCGAATCTTGAGCCTGGCTGGAATCGGGTTTCTTTTTTTCAGAGTCGGATGCTGGAAAGAGTGACTGAGATAAGTACGGGGTCGATTGAATCACGGATTTGACCGTCGTATACTCTTCAGCCCATTCCTGAATTTTCTCAGTACCGCGTTCAATCTGTCGACTGGCTTCCTGCACCTGATTCTCGATCTGTACGAAGAACAGAGTCATGGTCCCCGCAGAAAGCAGAATCAGGGTCGATACGAGTAATGTCAGACTGCCCTGGTAAGGGATCGGCAAGACTCGGCTCAGACCATTACTGGCAAAGGTCAGAAAGACAGCGAAGAGGACCGCCAGGAATAGCGTTAAGATGATTTCCCAGGTGATGACCAGCGCAGCGGCTAAGACGACGACCACCACCAGTGTGGTGATCGTCCTGCTCAACATTACTGCGGTCGATGAAGAAGCTTCGGGCTCTGTCATGAAATTGTCTATCAGGTACCACTGAAGGCTGGATTATCAACGACTTTCCATTCATCCCCTGAATTCCAGGGACCGCTGGAATCTTCCCCCAGATCACCGGAGTCGGTTGAGTCGTTGAAGTACTTGTCGACCCACTGCGAATCAGGTTCCAGTTCGCCAATTTCCAGCGGTTGTTTATCCATACTTTCCAGTGCCTGACCGAAGGCTTTCAGGTGAGTGATTTCCCGGGTCATCAGGAAGCGCAGCGCATCCTTGGACCCCGGATCGTCGGTATGATCGATGAGACGTTCATAGACGATCTTGGCCCGGGCTTCCGCCGCCATGTTGGAACGCAGATCAACCTCAAGCTGACCGGTCACGGCAATATAGTCGGAAGTCCAGGAAGAACCCTGTGAGTTACTCAGCGACACACCTCCACCACCGACTACTGCAATCAGTGGATCTTCCAGAGCGGCATCTCCCGCTTTTCGTAATGGTTTGAGGTGCATGCGGGCCAGCGCACCGATGACCTCCAGGTGACTCAATTCTTCAGTGCCGATATCCATCAACAGGTCTTTGCGGGCCGGGTCTTCACAGTTCATACCCTGAATCGAGTATTGCATGGCTGCGGCCAGCTCGCCATTCGCACCGCCGAACTGTTCGAGCAGCATTTTCCCAAAGCGGGGATCGGGATCTCCTACATCTACTTTATACATCAGTTTTTTAACATGATGATACATGCCTGGTCCTTTCGTAAATCGTGTCGATTATAGACTGATTACGGGGACAGCTTTGCAACGTACAGACTTGGGCGGGCCATCGCCGTCTGTCCCTCTGGTTTAAGATAACTGTGTGCAGAGATTCGCAAACGGCATGCCAATGCATGCTGGAACCAGAGATCGTGTCTCTGCCTCGACTTTTTGAATTTAGAGAATGCGAACTTTTGAGAATCTCTGCAGTTGTCATCTGTAAGCGGTGCCTGACCGCGCAGCGTGAACGCTGGGGAGTCAGCTGGATCTCGGAAAACGGAAATCTCAGCCCCCTTCCGGGTTGTCTTTTAATTGTCGCGCCGACTCTACGGCATCGCTGGCATCTTCCTGATCGCCGGCATCCAGGTGCGGGCCTTCCTGGGTGTCTGCGGCTTCGGATTCGTGACTTAATTCCACCAGCAGGGGAAAATGATCGGATCCGATAGATGGCAGCGTACCGAGTTTCACGACGCGGAAATCATCCGAATGAAACAGATAGTCCAGCGGGTAACGCCAGATCGACGAGGTGGCGTCAAATGTCGGATAGAGACCGCGTCCTTTACGGGGATCGAGCAGGCCGCTGACTTCCTGAAACAGGTTTGTCGTGCGTGACCAGCCGACATCATTTAAATCACCCAGCACGATGGCGCTGGGACTGTCGCGCACTTCGCGTCCGACCAGTACGAGTTCGGCATCGCGTTTGGTTGTGTCTTCTCCCGGACGAGGTGGATTCGGGTGTACGGCAAACAGGCGTACGATATGTCCCGAGGGAAGTTTGACGCGCGCATCGATCGAGGGGATCTCCTGCTTGATCATGGACCGGATGCGGGCACTCTCCAGGGGAAGCCGGGAATACACGGCGATACCGTAGGTATTTTCGAGTGGATGTTTCAGCTGCCAGCCATAGGATTTTTCGAGGGATTTCAGGTCGCGAATCCAGCGCGCGTTGACCTCACATAGCACGACGATATCCGGTTGTTCCTGCTCGATCAGAGACAGTACCGCTTCGGCGTTCTGGTTTTCCTGATAGACGTTCGCCGTCATAATCCGCAGGGGGGTTTGCGGATCAGCAGACTCTGCCCACTCCACTTCATGGGGGGCGAAAGGCAGGTAGGGAAAGATCCAGAATAATTGAATGCAGCAGCTGATTGTCAGTAGGAAAATCCCTGTTTTTGCAGCAGTTTTATGCCAGAAGGGAATGAGTGCCAGCAGGAGGACGACATAAGCGAACAGCAGTTGAACGCGGGGAAAATCCCCGATGCGGACCCACCACCAGTCAACGGGTAGCAAGGGAAGCAACGCGGTCAACGCCGCGACACCGGCCAGCAGGATGACGCACCGGTAAACCCATTTGCGAACGGGCGATTCCGGCGTGCTGTCAGAGGGCTCTTCACTTGTTGTTTCGGTTGGGACCAATTCCTGATCTCCCTGTTGCTGGAAGACAATCATGCGTAATCGAGTTTACGATGCAGCGGCTCCGCGTTCCCGGGTATTCACATAGACGTTGTCACTATGGTACAGCAATTCTGCCCCGACAACGTTTTCAAAAAACTCCGCTTCCAGTTTGACTTCGGGATCTTCGGAGTGCAGGACGGAAATGTCTCCCGTTGTTTCGAAGACGACAGCCAGAACATGTTCATAGTTCAGGGCGTTGGCTGCGCGGAGTTTCCCATACACGTCCGTCCGTGTGACGTTTGCTTTGCGAAGATTTTCTTCCACCATGGTCCCGCCATGCATTAAGAGTAACGGTTGATTATCGATGAGTCGGCTGAACCAGTGATATTTCTTTCTCGAGAGTGCCAGCAGCCATTGCCCGACAAACAGCGTTGCCAGTGCCGTCAGGCTGATTACCAATGTCGGGTTCGCTGATGAGATCGTGGACGCAAAGATGGAACCGACGGCCAGAGTCATTGCAAAATCGCCCGCCGACATTTTTGAGAAGCTTCTCAAGCCGGTAAAACGGGTATAGGCGATGATCACAGTATAAGTAATGAAACACGACAGCAGGACCATGGGAATTTCAGTCCATTGTGAAGTAACCCATTTTTCGAACATGGTTCTCGCTTTTCTGAGCTGAAACAGGGTGGAAATACAAAACGGATCTGTGACTCAGACTAAGCAGATTGCGTGCCAAACTGAATTAACTGCGACTCAGGGGTCAGCTGGAATCACTGTTCATAGACATAGGAAATCCGTTCGTTCTTGGTCTTTCCTTTGACGGTCCAGTCCAGGTGCAGTGTTTCGTTCTCGAGGCGCAGTGTGGCCGTGTAGAGGTCTTCGCTGCAGACATGCGGCTCGATGGAATCCCAGCGATCACCTGCGGTCTGTTGCAGATCAAACAGATACACCGGATTCGCATTTCCAAAACGCAAGTGCTCCAGCCGCAACTGTTTCTGTTCCGAATAGGCACGCCAGCGATACACATTTGTAAAACGCAGAGACTTTCCTTCCGGCGGTGACCAGTTTCCGGCTTCGTGAAAGAGCAGCGTCTGGTCATCGATGGATTCAACTTCCACCGTGCCAACCCCCGTACCATTCCAGCCACTACCGGAACCAAAGGATTGAGCCGTGAACGTCAGCGTGGTGACAGCGGTCAGACTACCCCAGAGCGAGGTCAGGTCAAGATTCGCAGACATGGGATTGTGTATTCCTGTTTGAGTCAGTCTTTCTCACCATAGGTGACTTGGTAAGCCCAGTCAATCTGGTTCTGCTTGCCTGCCAGGCGGTAGAGTTGTTTCTCGATGGCGGGGCGGTTGGGCCAGCGCTGCATCCCCTGGGGACCAGCCTCGCCCACCCGGCACTCAAGCCAGCTCACGCAATGGCTACTCTTGGAGACCTGTAAACGAGCATAGACGGGTGCCAGTTGAAAGTCATCCAGAAAATCAGCCAGTCCAAAAATGAGTGCTTCCCGCTCTCCGAGCTTGAGCGCCTCGTGCAGGTAGACGTCGTCAAAGCAGAGGTGTTCCCATTCCGGATGCAGCTCCCGCAGCACATCGGGAATAAAATATCCCAAAGCTGAGACGAGATTTCCAGAAGCGGCGGAGTCGGGCAGAGCCTCTCCTGTATCTGTCTGGGGCAGCAGCTCTGCCAGGGCCTGTACAACCATTGTTTCGGCCGTTGAGATCATACGCTCGTCGTCTGTGTTGAAGGGAAGATCTCCTGTAATGAATCGATCAGAAAGTCGGGGATTTGTTTGAGGTCATTGCGGAGAGCGGTGGGCTCCGTCTCACCCAGTTCTGTCAGCATGGTTTTGGCTCGGACGATCACCCGGCGGAGGACCTCGCACTGATCGGTGTGCAGCCGCCAGTACGACTCAGGTACGGAGAGTACTGCATTCGGAGACCTCCGGTTCTCCCCAGTCTTCGCTTTCTAGTTCCTGCAGGCTTTTGCGACGCTCGAAGTTTATTTTCATCAATTGACTCTTCTTCCGTCAGGGTGAAGAAATGCTGTATCATCAATCAGGTGCGAAACACTATCAGGAAAACAAGGAGATCAAAAATGTGACAGCCGCCGTTGTGATAATAATGGCTGTGTTAAAAAGTAGTGACATCGCAAGAATTGAAAAAATCAGTCCCCCGTTCATACAGGTGGTAGGCATCACAAAACACCAAATGAGGAAGACAACCACTGCCACGACCGCTGCCCAGTAAATGCCCACATATAGAGTCGCAATGAGGGGTGTAAGAAGAGGTATGAGTCCCAAGGTGAGGACAACAATCAGGCCCCAGTCCACGGTAGCGTTGTCTTGTGTGTGGAGATCGCGATTCGATTCGTCCGGCATGATTAACTCATCTGAATAGATTCAAATAGATCACTCATTCGAAGCAGAATGAAAATCCTGCATGGAAATTAATTATACCTCTGATAAAGAGCCATGTTGATGCCAAAGTTGCAGGAATGCTTGCACATGCTGAGTAGTGCTTTTTTTACTTATAAACAACGGGTCATTTCCAGTTATCTTCCCCATGGCAACGGCAGTGACAGTCAACATCTTCCGTAAAACTGTGAGGTCCCCAGCCTTCATTAACGTAGCTGCTGCAGGTGAAGTGTTCAAACACCGTTTCAGAGAAATGGACCGATTTCTGATGACAACAGAGCCCCCAGTCCGCATTCCAGGGAGCAAAGAAAGCACAGCCACCACACTGAAATCCATTCTCATAGAGCTGGAGACTTTCTGGTTGATCGGGCCAGTTTTCAGCATACTGTTGCGCAGATTTCTCGTTAGAGAATTCATTGATCACAAGCTTGTTTCGATTCATGGTATTCTCGCTGGCGGTTTTTGAGGGAGCCTCTCTCTGAACTCGGAAGCTATCGCTATAAGCTCAGAGGAGACACACTCTGGAACTACGGGTTCGATTCTGCGGACCGGAAACCGCTCAGGGCTGCTGCCACCTGTGTAGCATCTCCGACAAATCCCATGCCTGTCAGAACCTGCGCCAGCTGTTCTTTGAATCGGTTCAGTTCCTCCTCGGCAACTGTGATGGCATTTCGTAGATCAGCGGGATCGACCATCCAGCGCGCCTCCGGATCATCAGACTCGTGCAGGTCACTCAGCACCAGCCAGGGCTGCTGAAATTTCACGGACAACCAGGGATGTCCGATCCACAGTATCTCCCAGGAGAGGCCTGTGTATCCGGCTGCAGTTTGCCAGCTTTCGAGATTACTGAGATCACTACAGCAGGTGGGCAGGACGAGGATCCCATGCCGGTAAGCACTTAAGGCGAGACCTCCGCTCAAGATTGGTCGGGAATCAGCATCGTGCAGTTCCGCCAGCCCTCCGCAGTCTTCCAGGAAGACAGGCAGGGCCCGGGCCAGTTGTTCCGCGGTGATCTCAGAAGTGGCAACGTAACAGGACCCGCGCTCAATGGGATTGAGTCCTTTGACGCCGGAGTCTGCCAGACAGCTCTCCCAGTATGGTTCCCATTCCGCGCACGCAGCTCCGCCATCGGGCATGTTACGGTCTTGCCTGGAAAAGTCCGACGGAAAGAATTCAATGACCGGTGTCAGCTTGATTCCGTTTATCTCGATCAGGTTTGTCAAGTGCGATTCCTCTGTCCGTTTTACTCATATATTTTTCCGCACCAGAGAAAATCAGCACATCGTTTCCAGGGAGATTCATGAGCCATATCTTGAGTTTCACCCATATTAGTACTTTCGCCCCAGGCTAATGCAGCATTGAGGAAGTCCTCAATGGTATGGTTTTCCCAGCCGTTCGCCCCGCGACCACTCAGGTCAACTGTCTGTCCGACTTCCGCTTCACGATCAGCACAGAGGGCACGTACAAAATCAAGAAACGTTTCAGGGCCATCTACTCGCTCCAGCATTTCGTGTAATTCCATGTATCACTCACTCTCCGATCATCTTCGCCAGAATCCGTTTCAGTCGGCGGCCGTCGAATTCGTAATAGAAAATGTGTTCCAAGGGTCCCAAGTGGAGCTGGCCGTCGGTGATGGCGACGGACGCGGTGATGTGCATCGCGTTCCCCAGGCACATTGTGTCACACACTGTCTTTTGTCCTGTCTGGTGTCACATAGTAATGGCAAGTCATTGCAAAACCTTAGTCTGTCGAATCGCTATGATCATATGCAACAAAATACTTAAACTATTCAATTCCGATTCAAACCCATTTCGCGGCTTTGCAATTTATTTTTCCACAATTGTTCCATGTGAATTATTTCTTCAGGTGTGGAAGCTGTACCAGCAGTTTCCAGAATGCAAACTTGGTAGTCACTTGGGTCACGGCTCTTGAGAGCTATGTTGCCACCATGGCCGGTAGTAACATATTGCTGCCAACGCCCCCAAAATCCATTTTCACCGTAAGCTGAACCAACATATTGCTCTTTCGTTTTGGGGCAAGTAAGCAGATACACACCACGTGACGATTTTAAAGCGATGATCCAACCCGGAGGCAGAGTGTCAAGTTTGGATAGTGAAGAGACAAATTGTAAGTAACCTGGAAATTCAGGTTCCTTAAATTCGGTACGTATTTCAGTAATAGGCTTGTTTTGCTGAGAAGCACGTTGAATCCAAGCACGAGTGCCGGCTCCCCAGTCAATGTAAAGTTTACCATCTAGGTCTTCGAATTCTGGTAGTAAACTAATCTCGTAAGCATCACAACTACCAGCTTTTATTATGTTGTGAGTATGAGGCGACGCTATATCCTTTTCGAGAACTCCTTTATGGCGAACAGAATAAATACCCACGAAAAGGGTTTCGTTATTTGGAGTTCCTACAAACGAAGCCCAAAAGGGATGATTAAGCTTTGTGTGATTACCAAAATCTTGATGAGACTGATACTGTTCAAACCTTTGTCTGTCATCTCGCCATAATTCGTATGGCTTAAGACCCTTAGCTGCTCGTTGGTCTCGATGTCTTAGCAACCGCACTTTTTCTACTGGGAGTCCACCCTCAGTTAGAATCGAATTGAACATTAACGGCATCGGGCTCTCCGTGATATTTCAATGAAAAACCAATTCAGTTTTGTGATTGGACTCTGATGATGGCAAATGACACAAGACTTTATATTGTTTTTTAGCTGATCTATTCCCCAATAATCTTCACCAGAATCCGCTTCCGCCGGCGGCCGTCGAACTCGTAGTAAAAAATATGTTCCCACGGCCCCAGGTGGAGCTGGCCGTCGGTGATGGCGACGACGACTTCGCGGCCCATGATCTGGCGTTTGTGGTGGGCGTCGGCGTTGTCTTCGCCGGTCTGGTTGTGCAGATAGCCGCCGGAATTGGGGTCGCCACCTGGATTGAAGGGGGCCAGCTGTTCCAGCCAGCGATCGTAGTCTTCATGCAGGCCTGATTCGTTATCGTTGATGAAGACGGACGCGGTGATGTGCATGGCGTTGATCAGGCACAAGCCGTCCTGGACGCCGCTTTCTGTGACCAGTTGTTCGACGTTTTTATGGATTGAAACGATCTGCCGACGGTGGGGGATTTCCATCCAGAGTTCGCGGGTCAGTGATTTCATGGTGTGTCTTGCTCCTGAAAGTTGGTTATGATGCTGACGTATCATAACGCATTTGGTGCCTGATGCGAATCAGGATCTAGCCGATGATCTGTTTGCTGGAAATTCCATTCGAAAGTCAGGTTTCAATATGCCAGATTCTCTCAAACGATTGCCGGTTGGCTTCAACTGGTTGACCTGTGCGATGCTGGCGCTGGTTACCAATCTGGGTTGTGATCAACAGGGGAATGCTCCTGAAACAGATCTGAAGCAGGGGTCCGTCCGGAAACCGGATGCCCGTGCTGCAGAACCGGGTGTGATTCCTGCACCGAACGCGGCGACGCCTCCTCTCCCACAATGGGAGACTCCCGAGGAGTGGGTCAAGCTGATGTCGGAAGCACGAAATCTTCCTCAAGCACAATCTGGGAAGCCCCGTAGTTCAGGCCAGCCGAAGCAGGCCCGCAGGCCGATCACTGTGGGCAGCATGCTGGGACTGGATGTGGGGGAATCAGAACAGGAAACTGAGCCAGACCTGTTTCCACAGTATTATAACCTGGTTGCCACAGGCTCGAATGCTGACTTCGACGACACCATCCAGAAAGTGGAAGCGATTCCAGATGCAGGTCAGCGGGCGGTCGCTTATTGCGCGATTGCCCGGGCCTTGCTGGCTGAGGAAGCCTTTGAGCGAGCGAAACCCTGGCTGGTTCAAGGCGAGAAATTACTTCCGCAGACTCGAAATTCCGCAGGGCATGAGCAACTTCTGCATCTGTATGCGAAAGCATTTGCGCGGTCGGGAGACGGTAACAAGGCTGTTGAACTGGCACAACAGATCGCGAATCTCGACCTCCGTGAAGAAACGCTGATTTCCATTCCAGAGCAAATTGCGAAAACCGGAGATGTCGAGCAGGCTCTGAACTTTGTCGAGACCATTCCAGATCGGAACTCTCAATCGCAGGCGCTCATGCAAGTAACACTGGTTCTTGCCAGGTCAAATGCCTGTAACCTGGCGCTGTCGTTGACTGAGAAGATCACCAATGAGGAAATCCGATTTCAGGCACTGGAAGGGATTGTGCTGGAGCTCGCGAAGGCAGGCAGGGGCAAGCAGGCATTGGACGTCGTTCGGCAGATTCTGTTTTTACATCGTCGGCCCTGGTTTCTACGTGCACTGGCGAAATCGCTGGTGGGGACAGGCCATCTGAATCAGGCTCTCGAAGTGGCTCCGTTGATTGATGGTACTGGTGAGCAGTCAACCTACCTGATGGAAGTAGCGATCGCGGTTGCAGAGAAGGGTAAGTCAAAACTGGCACTGGAGGTCGTGCAGCAAATCCCCCAGCGAGAGACGAAGGAGAACGCGCTGGCCAAGGTTGCTACCGCGCTATTGAATGCAGGCGAGGCCGACGGTGCACTGGAAGCGACACAGCGGCTTCAATATGACAATCAGAAAGTCCGCCTCTTGTACCGGGTAGCCTCCGCGCTTCATTCACGGGGAGAGGATGCTCGAAAAATTGCCGTGCTCAAAGAAGCTGTGGCGGCCTCCCAACGGTCTGGTGAGAAGCCGCCTCTGTTTTCAGTGATGGGGGTTCTGTCGATGGAGACAATACCGACCGAACAGGGGACCTCGACTCAACTCAAATCGTCCTTTACACCTGAAGAGCTACAGCTGGCAGAATACTTTCTGCAGGCAGCACAACAGAAATAGTGACGACGGGAATTAAGTCGCTTAGCCCAGTTTCTCGTATGCTGAGAGAATCAGCTGTTCGGTTTCGTCCCAGTCGATGCATTCGTCTGTGACGGAGACGCCGTACTGGAGCTGGCTGAGATCTTCGGGCAGGCTCTGGTTGCCAGGGTGCAGATTGCTTTCCAGCATCAGGCCGATGATCGTCTTGTTGCCGGCGACGCGTTGATCGATGACGTCGTTCCAGACTTTGCCCTGGTTGCGATAATCCTTGTTGGAATTCGCGTGGCTGCAGTCAACCATGAAGCGGGGCGAAAGACCCGCCGCTTCGAGGCTTTGTGCGGCTGCTTCCAGATGTTCCTGCTGATAGTTCGGGCCGGAGCGACCGCCACGCAGGATGAGATGACCCCAGGGGTTGCCTGAGGTGTTGACAACGCAGGTCTGCCCTTCGGCGTCGATTCCCAGAAAACTGTGGGGACTCTGAGCGGCGAGCATCGCATTGAGCGCGACGTCCAGGCTGCCGTCGGTTCCGTTCTTGTAACCGACGGGCATCGAGAGACCGCTGGCCATCTGGCGGTGCGTCGGAGATTCGGTCGTGCGTGCGCCGATGGAGGCGATGGAAATCGCATCTGCGATGTACTGCGGAGTGATCGGCTCCAGCATTTCCGTGGCAGCCGGCAGTCCCAGTTCACCGATCTGCAGCAGCAGCTGGCGGGCGATTTTCAGACCTGAGGCGACGTCGAAGGTGCCGTCCATGTGAGGGTCGTTGATCAGACCTTTCCAGCCGACGGTCGTCCGTGGTTTTTCGAAGTAGACC
This Gimesia chilikensis DNA region includes the following protein-coding sequences:
- a CDS encoding AI-2E family transporter — its product is MTEPEASSSTAVMLSRTITTLVVVVVLAAALVITWEIILTLFLAVLFAVFLTFASNGLSRVLPIPYQGSLTLLVSTLILLSAGTMTLFFVQIENQVQEASRQIERGTEKIQEWAEEYTTVKSVIQSTPYLSQSLFPASDSEKKKPDSSQAQDSKSSEQTAESPDKKSDQSQQPDLNSLAQPAKQAASFVGQMFRTTFGLVVNSVLILFVGLFLATTPATYRDGVVILFAPERRERIRQLMNQLGDTLWHWLIGRFGSMLVTGLGAWLVLLLIGVPMAGTLGFLTGLLTFIPNIGAAISFILAILVALPQGTTTAALVIPAYIGLQLLESYVITPLIQKQQVSLPPALLISFQAIMGVLFGFLGAIIASPFLAAVKVIVQELYIQDYLEGNADNHSADSIN
- a CDS encoding endonuclease/exonuclease/phosphatase family protein translates to MVPTETTSEEPSDSTPESPVRKWVYRCVILLAGVAALTALLPLLPVDWWWVRIGDFPRVQLLFAYVVLLLALIPFWHKTAAKTGIFLLTISCCIQLFWIFPYLPFAPHEVEWAESADPQTPLRIMTANVYQENQNAEAVLSLIEQEQPDIVVLCEVNARWIRDLKSLEKSYGWQLKHPLENTYGIAVYSRLPLESARIRSMIKQEIPSIDARVKLPSGHIVRLFAVHPNPPRPGEDTTKRDAELVLVGREVRDSPSAIVLGDLNDVGWSRTTNLFQEVSGLLDPRKGRGLYPTFDATSSIWRYPLDYLFHSDDFRVVKLGTLPSIGSDHFPLLVELSHESEAADTQEGPHLDAGDQEDASDAVESARQLKDNPEGG
- a CDS encoding DUF421 domain-containing protein gives rise to the protein MFEKWVTSQWTEIPMVLLSCFITYTVIIAYTRFTGLRSFSKMSAGDFAMTLAVGSIFASTISSANPTLVISLTALATLFVGQWLLALSRKKYHWFSRLIDNQPLLLMHGGTMVEENLRKANVTRTDVYGKLRAANALNYEHVLAVVFETTGDISVLHSEDPEVKLEAEFFENVVGAELLYHSDNVYVNTRERGAAAS
- a CDS encoding DUF6314 family protein, encoding MSANLDLTSLWGSLTAVTTLTFTAQSFGSGSGWNGTGVGTVEVESIDDQTLLFHEAGNWSPPEGKSLRFTNVYRWRAYSEQKQLRLEHLRFGNANPVYLFDLQQTAGDRWDSIEPHVCSEDLYTATLRLENETLHLDWTVKGKTKNERISYVYEQ
- a CDS encoding DUF7660 family protein, coding for MELHEMLERVDGPETFLDFVRALCADREAEVGQTVDLSGRGANGWENHTIEDFLNAALAWGESTNMGETQDMAHESPWKRCADFLWCGKIYE
- a CDS encoding GIY-YIG nuclease family protein, whose amino-acid sequence is MPLMFNSILTEGGLPVEKVRLLRHRDQRAAKGLKPYELWRDDRQRFEQYQSHQDFGNHTKLNHPFWASFVGTPNNETLFVGIYSVRHKGVLEKDIASPHTHNIIKAGSCDAYEISLLPEFEDLDGKLYIDWGAGTRAWIQRASQQNKPITEIRTEFKEPEFPGYLQFVSSLSKLDTLPPGWIIALKSSRGVYLLTCPKTKEQYVGSAYGENGFWGRWQQYVTTGHGGNIALKSRDPSDYQVCILETAGTASTPEEIIHMEQLWKNKLQSREMGLNRN
- a CDS encoding secondary thiamine-phosphate synthase enzyme YjbQ, whose product is MKSLTRELWMEIPHRRQIVSIHKNVEQLVTESGVQDGLCLINAMHITASVFINDNESGLHEDYDRWLEQLAPFNPGGDPNSGGYLHNQTGEDNADAHHKRQIMGREVVVAITDGQLHLGPWEHIFYYEFDGRRRKRILVKIIGE
- a CDS encoding tetratricopeptide repeat protein — its product is MPDSLKRLPVGFNWLTCAMLALVTNLGCDQQGNAPETDLKQGSVRKPDARAAEPGVIPAPNAATPPLPQWETPEEWVKLMSEARNLPQAQSGKPRSSGQPKQARRPITVGSMLGLDVGESEQETEPDLFPQYYNLVATGSNADFDDTIQKVEAIPDAGQRAVAYCAIARALLAEEAFERAKPWLVQGEKLLPQTRNSAGHEQLLHLYAKAFARSGDGNKAVELAQQIANLDLREETLISIPEQIAKTGDVEQALNFVETIPDRNSQSQALMQVTLVLARSNACNLALSLTEKITNEEIRFQALEGIVLELAKAGRGKQALDVVRQILFLHRRPWFLRALAKSLVGTGHLNQALEVAPLIDGTGEQSTYLMEVAIAVAEKGKSKLALEVVQQIPQRETKENALAKVATALLNAGEADGALEATQRLQYDNQKVRLLYRVASALHSRGEDARKIAVLKEAVAASQRSGEKPPLFSVMGVLSMETIPTEQGTSTQLKSSFTPEELQLAEYFLQAAQQK
- a CDS encoding 3-deoxy-7-phosphoheptulonate synthase — its product is MLPIQNVNIIDSVRLVAPQELKETIKRTDKVTETVGESREQIKHILSGEDSRLIVVVGPCSIHDPQAAIEYAKRLKELSEKVKDRMFLVMRVYFEKPRTTVGWKGLINDPHMDGTFDVASGLKIARQLLLQIGELGLPAATEMLEPITPQYIADAISIASIGARTTESPTHRQMASGLSMPVGYKNGTDGSLDVALNAMLAAQSPHSFLGIDAEGQTCVVNTSGNPWGHLILRGGRSGPNYQQEHLEAAAQSLEAAGLSPRFMVDCSHANSNKDYRNQGKVWNDVIDQRVAGNKTIIGLMLESNLHPGNQSLPEDLSQLQYGVSVTDECIDWDETEQLILSAYEKLG